The nucleotide sequence ACAATAAATTGGCAAGCAAGCCGGCATAGTCCATCAGATGCTCCGGTACGTCGCGCTCTAAGCTCACCTTGTGCAAGGCGCGGACAGACTTTTTCGCTTCGCTGCGGCATACGTGCAGGACGGTGGCGGCGTGCGTTCCTTGCGGCAGGACAAAATGGCTGATTTCCTCTTCAACTTCGGCGACATATTTGTCGTACATCTCGCTCAGTAACGCCAAGTCTTCTTCCGTCACCGCCAGTTTTCCGCGGACGGAACCATTTAAATGGTACGCCATCGGCTGCAGGTAACGGAGGTCCTCATAGACCATCGGCACGTCTTCCGTTAAGGCGATGGCTTCGCCGATCCGGGTCGTCAATGAATCGGTCCGGATTTCAAAATCCACGGTTGAAGCACTTTCCCGCATGAACGGGTAACAGACATAACGAATATCTTTTTTCACAATTTCACCTCCACGACCTGGATTGTGTAAATATCAGCAGACGCATCGCTTTCAGCAGAACACAAAAAAGCCACCCTAATGTAAGGGTGGCACAAAGACTATTATCAGACCGCAAAAAGCTGCCAATAGAAAAAGTTGCCGTAGATCCCCTTATCTTCCGAAGAGCAAAAATACGTTCAGAAAAAGGTAGGTCTCCTGGCTTGTGCATCATTTTACTCCAAAGACCTTCCCAATCGACATTCATCGATCAGTGGCATTCCTTGTTTCATACGCACTTACAGTTGCGGAAACAGCTCCGGATTTTCACCGGATTCCCTGTTACGCTGACGAATCAGCACCTTCTCCCTGCATGACTATTTACTTAGCTTTAGTGTAGCATACTGCTTCTCGAAGAGGGAGGGCCAATTGGGTTCTTTTTCGCCGAGCATTAAACAGGAAAGAGAGGGGACAAGCAGCCTTTATTGACAGAACTTACAGATTTTTTGTGCTTTATAAAGTGTCTGAGGAAGATAATCAACACATATTCAAAAATTGTACTATCCACCGAAGTGCCGAAGGGGGTACACTATTGTATAGAGAAAAAACTGCTTGATTGAACAAACAGGAGGAACACAATGAGGTATTTTACAAAAGAATGGTACGACGAGATGCAGGTGTCCGGTTATCTGGCTTACCATGAATCGTTAGAGGAATGGGAAGAAGAGCTTGTTTCCTATAGAGAAGAAGGCATTGATTACGAAGAAAACTACCGACGAAATCTGGAAGATATGCGGGAGGACTTATTGAAATTCCTGCCGGAGTCTTTTCATCCATATATTTACGATGGCACCATCAGCCACGGCTTTCCACCGCAGGATTTGCGGGATATGGCAAAGCAATGGGAACAGGAGCATGAAACGCGGCTTGAAACCATCAACGAAGAATACAGCAAGCATTACCAATCAATCAAAGGCGAACTTCCAGCCGGCGCAATCCAGTTAATGGAGCAAAGCCTGCATGATGCCACAGTGATTTCGGTTGAAAAAGAAGCGGAAGATACCTTGATCATCAAGCTCGATTGCAGCAAAGGCTTCCATTATTTCACGGATATCCAGCTGACATTCACGGGCGTCGCCAAAGCGGATATTCCTGAAAACTTTGCCGGTGCATGGTGGCTGTATAACGAAATTTACTTGAACGAAGACCGCTTCGAACTGCATGTGCTGTTCGACAGCCCGATGGTTGAAGTGGAAATTATTGCACAAGATGTGAAAATCGAAGTATTGGAATCGTAAACAGTACGGACTTCTGGAGAAAGAAGATGAGGGCATGAAGGCATTTGTCTTGTATGCAGCGGCTATTTTAGGCGGCTATTTGCTGTATCGAATATCCGAACTTTGGTACGGTGCAGAGTGGATTTTTGGTTTATTGACAGTCGGCTGGTTCGGCTTGTTTTTGTTTGTATGGAAGCGGGTGAAGCCAGGCGGTGCAGGAATCATTTTAGTTGCCGCTTTTACATTGGTGGACATCAGCTCGATCTTTTTTCTGCAAAATCTGCCAACTGCGATCTGCAATTTGTTGATGGCGCTGCTGCTTGTCCCGTTCTTCCGTCGTTATCCGGATGTGGTGTTAAGCGCATTGGGCCTAGTGCTGCTCGGCATCCTGATCTGCATTGATACAGGAAGCATCGCTACCATGTGGATGTTGTTTATCGCCACCGGTGCACTGGCGCTGATCGGCTTCCGTATGCGTTTTCGTTGGGTGAAGCACTGCTTTGCCGTTCTGTTTGCAATCACAGCGCCCGTATTGCTAATAAATTACTCTTTAGAAAATGCATATTTGGTTGTTCTCATGGTTCTGGCGGGCATCGCTGCAGTTGCGGCCGGCTCTTACAAGTTTTCAAAGCAGCCGCTCTTTTAATACAAAATCAAACAAGCCGGACTTTCCTGTGAGGGAAGTTCCGGCTTGTTTTTTATTTGATCATGAAAAAGCTTTTTTTAGTTCCTGTGCGCCTTCAGCAACGGCATCCCGGGCTTCCGGAACAAAGCTTGAAAAGTTTGCAAAGCCGTGGATCAAGTCTTCGTAGTTTTTGTAATACACTTCAACGCCGTGGTCCTGCAGCTTTTCAGCATAGGCCGCACCAATGTCCCGAAGCGGATCGTATTGGGCCGTCAGAATGGTTGCCGGCGGCAGGCCTTCCAGTTCATTGGACAAAATCGGCGACAAGTATGGATGGTGCCGGTCGTCCGGACTGTTCAAATAATGCATTTGGAACCAGCCCATCATGTCGCTCGTCAGCAAATACCCTTCGCCGTTTTCGTCCATCGACGGAGTACCGGCTGCCGAACCTGTTGACGGATACAGCAGAAGCTGATGGACGAGGCGCGGACCGCTGCGTTCTTTGGCGATCAAACACGTCACCGTTGCCAAGTTTCCACCCGCGCTGTCGCCGCCGACGGCTATGCGGTCCGGATCAATTCCCAGTTCTGCTGCATGTGCGACAATCCATTCGAGCGATTCATAGGCATCCTCTACCGCAGCGGGAAATTTATGTTCAGGGGCTAAGCGGTATTCAACTGACACGACCACGCACGATGCCAAATTAGCGAGTTCACGGCAAATGGCGTCGTGGCTTTCAATGCTGCCGAGCACCCAGCCGCCGCCATGGTAAAAAACAAGTGCCGGAAAAGGCGCGTTGCCAGTCGGGGTATAAATGCGGATGGGGATATCGCGCCCCGTCAAGGGAATTATCCGGTCTTCCACTTTTTCGACAGGCTCTTTTTGCATAGCCATCAATGCGGAGTTTTCTGAGCTGCGCATGACCTCCGGAGTAATCTTTTCAAACGATACAGGCATGGTATTCATTTGTTCTAAAAAGAATTTGATTTTCGGATTTACCGGCATGTCTATTCCTCCCGTTTCCTTTGTGGTATAGCCCTAAAAAGATTCGCTGTTTATCCAGAATATTCCTGCAACCGAAATAAAAAAATTCGCATTCATTTCGGTGAGAACGGGTAGAGCTTGGGAAAGGAGTGATCGACATGTTAACTGCAGAATTAATGAAAAGGCTGGATGCGAAAGAACAGCGCATCATTGACATACGCCGCTATCTTCATGAGCATCCGGAGCTTTCTTTTGAAGAGGAAGAAACTGCCGCCTACATCGAAGAATTTTATAAAGAGGTGCCGGTTGATTCCGTTGTAACGAATGTTGGCGGACAGCGCGGCATTGTTGTAACCATCAAAGGCAGCCAGCCTGGAAAAACAATTGCCATCCGCGCCGATTTTGACGCGCTGCCAATCCAAGAGGAAACGGATTTGCCGTTTTCATCGAAAAACGAAGGGGTGATGCATGCCTGCGGCCACGACGGCCATACGGCTTATATGCTCATTCTCGCAGAAACTTTGGCAGAGCTGAAAGACCAATTGGCAGGAACCGTGAAAGTCATTCATCAGCCGGCTGAGGAAATGCCGCCGGGCGGTGCGATTGGCATGATTCAAGCAGGCGTGCTTGAAGGAGTGGATGCGGTTTTTGGCATCCATGTCATGTCGACAATGGAAACCGGCTGCGTCTTTTACAGAAGCGGCAATACACAGACCGGACGAGCCCGCTTCAAACTTCTTGTCCAAGGAAAAGGCGGCCACGGTTCTTCACCGCATATGGCCAATGACGCCATCGTTGCGGCGAGTTCATTTGTCATGAACTGCCAGACCATCATCAGCCGCCGAATGAATCCATTTGATACTGCAGTTGTCACCATCGGTTCGTTTGATGGGAAAGGGCAATTCAACGTCATCAAAGACGCCGTCACTTTGGAAGGCGACGTGCGGACAATGTCGGTGGAGTCCCGGGAGCTGGTCGAAGAAGAAGTGCGCCAGTTTGCTAAAGGGCTCGATGCGTCGTTCGGCGTGGAAACCACATTGGAGTATGCGAACGACTATCCGGTGCTTTACAACGATCCGGAAGCGACGGAGCGAGTCCGGGAAGCGCTCCTGCAGGCAGCTATTCCTGAAGTGGAAGCCGTCACAGAAGTCGCGCCGCAGCCACCGTCCGAGGACTTCGCTTATTATTTAAAAGAAAAGCCGGGCTGCTTCTTTTATGTCGGTGCAAAACCGGAGGGCAAGCAGTGGTATCCGCACCACCACCCGAAATTTGAAATTGATGAGAAGAGCTTGTTGATCAGCGCAAAAGCGATGGCTGCTGTGGTGGGGGCGTATTGCGGGACGGGTGAAAGCTGATGTTAGTTTGTCACCTCCAAACAACCAAAATTCTTTTTGTGTTGAATAAGATAAAAGCCTTTAGCGCATTAAAATGCGCTAAAGGCTTTTTGGGTTGATGGAGATGCTTTCGATTAAAATGGTTTTGATAAACTTCTGTGCTTCTTCGACCAAATCGAAATCTTCCCCGAATATTAGCCAAT is from Planococcus liqunii and encodes:
- a CDS encoding DUF4085 family protein; the protein is MRYFTKEWYDEMQVSGYLAYHESLEEWEEELVSYREEGIDYEENYRRNLEDMREDLLKFLPESFHPYIYDGTISHGFPPQDLRDMAKQWEQEHETRLETINEEYSKHYQSIKGELPAGAIQLMEQSLHDATVISVEKEAEDTLIIKLDCSKGFHYFTDIQLTFTGVAKADIPENFAGAWWLYNEIYLNEDRFELHVLFDSPMVEVEIIAQDVKIEVLES
- a CDS encoding alpha/beta hydrolase, whose product is MPVNPKIKFFLEQMNTMPVSFEKITPEVMRSSENSALMAMQKEPVEKVEDRIIPLTGRDIPIRIYTPTGNAPFPALVFYHGGGWVLGSIESHDAICRELANLASCVVVSVEYRLAPEHKFPAAVEDAYESLEWIVAHAAELGIDPDRIAVGGDSAGGNLATVTCLIAKERSGPRLVHQLLLYPSTGSAAGTPSMDENGEGYLLTSDMMGWFQMHYLNSPDDRHHPYLSPILSNELEGLPPATILTAQYDPLRDIGAAYAEKLQDHGVEVYYKNYEDLIHGFANFSSFVPEARDAVAEGAQELKKAFS
- a CDS encoding M20 family metallopeptidase, translating into MLTAELMKRLDAKEQRIIDIRRYLHEHPELSFEEEETAAYIEEFYKEVPVDSVVTNVGGQRGIVVTIKGSQPGKTIAIRADFDALPIQEETDLPFSSKNEGVMHACGHDGHTAYMLILAETLAELKDQLAGTVKVIHQPAEEMPPGGAIGMIQAGVLEGVDAVFGIHVMSTMETGCVFYRSGNTQTGRARFKLLVQGKGGHGSSPHMANDAIVAASSFVMNCQTIISRRMNPFDTAVVTIGSFDGKGQFNVIKDAVTLEGDVRTMSVESRELVEEEVRQFAKGLDASFGVETTLEYANDYPVLYNDPEATERVREALLQAAIPEVEAVTEVAPQPPSEDFAYYLKEKPGCFFYVGAKPEGKQWYPHHHPKFEIDEKSLLISAKAMAAVVGAYCGTGES